TATCAACCATTTCCCGCAGCAAGCCGCATCGGGCGGGCCCATTGGTATTTTAAATGTGGATTTCATTCGAGACGTCACATTTTTAACCGGCGGATTTAATGCTACATTCGGAGATAAATTATCTTCAATCATGGACATCAAATTTCGCGAGGGCAACAGAAATGAATTTGACGGACAACTTGATTTAAACTGGGCTGGTTTCGGCGGCGTGGCAGAAGGTCCTTTATTTAGCGAAAAAGGCTCCTGGCTTTTTTCAGCTCGCCGAAGTTATCTGGATTATGTGATCAATTGGTTCGACGTTGGCTCCTCAATAGCGCCAATTTATGGGGATTTGCAGGGAAAAGTGGTTCTTGATCTGAATACTAACCATAAGTTAACTTTGCTGGGAATTTTTTCGGAAGACCACAATGCGCCCGACAGAGAGACAGCAGAAGAAAATTTCATGACTCATTTCGGGAGGCAGGATTTAATTCAACGCACGGTTGGCATGAACTGGCAGGCTATATGGGGGAAACACGGCTATTCAAATGTTTCATTAGCTGCCACGGTAAATAACTACGATGAAGATTGGTATGAAACGACTACCGGCAAATACGATGTCAAAAACAGAACAAGCGAGCAAATGATCAAGTTTCGCAATATAAATCATTTCAAAATTAACAAAAACCACTCTGTCGAGTTTGGCGTGGAAGCAAAGCGGATCACAGAAAAATACAACAATTGGTATGCTGCTTCGACCAACACTACAGGCGAGAATGTGCCTGAACTGTATTTAGAAAAGGAAATAACGGCACATTTGGTCGGAGGCTTTTTGAATTACATTGTAAATCCGGTAAATCGGCTAACTATTACAGCCGGGCTGCGCACGGATTTTTTCTCTTATACTGAAAATACGGTCATTTCGCCGAGGTTTGGCAGTCATTATCAACTCACTCAAAAAACAGCAATCAATTTTTCAACCGGAATATTTTATCAACATCTTCCCTTGCTGTTGCTTTCTCAAAATGAAAGTTTTAAAAATTTGAAAAGTCTGAAAGCGATCCATTATATTTTGGGCATTGAGCATCTGATAACGGAAAATACCAAATTGACGATAGAAGTTTATCAGAAAAATTACAGAAATTTTCCGTTAGACCCACAGCAACCGGCAATCTTTG
The sequence above is a segment of the Calditrichota bacterium genome. Coding sequences within it:
- a CDS encoding TonB-dependent receptor; the encoded protein is INHFPQQAASGGPIGILNVDFIRDVTFLTGGFNATFGDKLSSIMDIKFREGNRNEFDGQLDLNWAGFGGVAEGPLFSEKGSWLFSARRSYLDYVINWFDVGSSIAPIYGDLQGKVVLDLNTNHKLTLLGIFSEDHNAPDRETAEENFMTHFGRQDLIQRTVGMNWQAIWGKHGYSNVSLAATVNNYDEDWYETTTGKYDVKNRTSEQMIKFRNINHFKINKNHSVEFGVEAKRITEKYNNWYAASTNTTGENVPELYLEKEITAHLVGGFLNYIVNPVNRLTITAGLRTDFFSYTENTVISPRFGSHYQLTQKTAINFSTGIFYQHLPLLLLSQNESFKNLKSLKAIHYILGIEHLITENTKLTIEVYQKNYRNFPLDPQQPAIFVIDQDFFNNYQQLLDKGKAESKGIELMIQKKLAQNVYGLVSFAYFKSRYLGLDNEWRDRSYDNRVTFSLEGGYKPNKKWEFSMRWIYAGGVPYTPIDIEKSKLNHRAVYDEHRVNEIRYPDYHSMNLRVDRRFLLSKSNIVFYFSVWNAYNRKNVANYFWNDKRQKQEKVYQWGVLPIFGVEWEF